A single region of the Plantactinospora soyae genome encodes:
- a CDS encoding NAD-dependent succinate-semialdehyde dehydrogenase, which yields MTTAIGDVITSRIQDRTLLRTDAFVDGGWVGSDSGARFPVLDPGTGELLAEVPRLGRAETARAIEAARLALPGWRARTAVDRSGILRRWADLIRSHVDDIATILTAEQGKPFPEACGEVLYSAAFLDWFAEEGRRVYGDVIPSNSAAERIIVLKQSVGVVGGITPWNLPAAMITRKAAPALAAGCALVLKPAEQTPLTALALAELGLRAGVPPGVLNIVTGAAEDAPEIGRELTDNPVVRKLSFTGSTEVGRLLMRQCADGIKKVSLELGGNAAFIVFDDADPELAVEGIFSAKYRNAGQICTAANRILVQDGILERFTEALLRRTRAVRVGTGFTDGVEMGPLIDDQGLRKVQRHVADLVEHGGQVLTGGRPDERGGTFFEPTVITGLSTESLAWREETFGPVAAIRSFATEDEAITLANDSEYGLVAYLYSHNLGRIWRTAEAIETGMIAVNTGRVSGEQAPFGGIKQSGIGREGSKYGLDEWLEIKYLNLAGLDR from the coding sequence TTGACCACTGCAATCGGTGACGTGATCACTTCCCGGATCCAGGACCGGACGCTGCTGCGTACCGACGCGTTCGTCGACGGTGGGTGGGTCGGGTCCGACAGCGGCGCCCGGTTCCCGGTCCTCGATCCGGGCACCGGCGAGCTGCTCGCCGAGGTGCCCCGGCTCGGCCGGGCGGAGACGGCCCGGGCGATCGAGGCGGCCCGGCTGGCCCTGCCGGGCTGGCGGGCCCGGACCGCCGTGGACCGGTCGGGGATCCTGCGCCGCTGGGCCGACCTGATCCGGTCCCACGTGGACGACATCGCGACGATCCTCACCGCCGAGCAGGGCAAGCCGTTCCCGGAGGCGTGCGGCGAGGTGCTCTACAGCGCCGCCTTCCTCGACTGGTTCGCCGAGGAGGGGCGCCGGGTCTACGGCGACGTCATCCCGTCCAACTCGGCGGCGGAGCGGATCATCGTGTTGAAGCAGTCGGTCGGGGTGGTCGGCGGGATCACCCCGTGGAACCTGCCGGCGGCGATGATCACCCGGAAGGCGGCCCCGGCGCTGGCCGCCGGCTGCGCCCTGGTGCTCAAGCCGGCCGAGCAGACTCCGCTGACCGCACTGGCCCTGGCCGAACTCGGCCTGCGGGCCGGGGTGCCGCCCGGGGTGCTGAACATCGTCACCGGGGCCGCCGAGGACGCGCCGGAGATCGGTCGGGAGCTGACCGACAACCCGGTGGTCCGCAAGCTCAGCTTCACCGGATCGACCGAGGTCGGCCGGCTGCTGATGCGGCAGTGCGCCGACGGGATCAAGAAGGTGTCGCTGGAACTCGGCGGCAACGCCGCGTTCATCGTCTTCGACGACGCCGACCCGGAGCTGGCGGTCGAGGGAATCTTCTCGGCGAAGTACCGCAACGCCGGTCAGATCTGCACGGCGGCGAACCGGATTCTGGTGCAGGACGGGATCCTCGAACGGTTCACCGAGGCGCTGCTGCGCCGGACCAGGGCCGTCCGGGTCGGTACCGGCTTCACCGACGGCGTGGAGATGGGTCCGCTCATCGACGACCAGGGGCTGCGCAAGGTGCAGCGGCACGTCGCGGACCTGGTCGAGCACGGCGGGCAGGTGCTCACCGGCGGCCGGCCGGACGAGCGGGGCGGCACCTTCTTCGAGCCGACCGTGATCACCGGGCTGAGTACGGAGTCACTGGCCTGGCGGGAGGAGACCTTCGGCCCGGTCGCGGCGATCCGGAGCTTCGCCACCGAGGACGAGGCGATCACCCTGGCGAACGACTCCGAGTACGGCCTGGTCGCCTATCTCTACAGCCACAACCTGGGCCGGATCTGGCGGACGGCCGAGGCGATCGAGACGGGCATGATCGCGGTCAACACGGGCCGGGTCTCCGGCGAGCAGGCGCCGTTCGGCGGGATCAAGCAGTCCGGCATCGGCCGGGAGGGCTCGAAGTACGGCCTGGACGAATGGCTGGAGATCAAGTACCTCAACCTGGCCGGGCTGGACCGATGA
- a CDS encoding CoA-binding protein, with amino-acid sequence MTSLDAVPRASGEPIVRAGAGRSELDVLLHPESLAIIGASDNPVSLGGRPLGLLTAAGYAGRVYPVNPTRATVQGRPAYPSVRDLPEPVEVAMVMVRARMVPAVLRECDAAGVRVAIVLSSGFGEGTGRGAELRDEITGIVAGTTMRVLGPNCEGLASLPASAPLTFSPVLDAARTGQVVLPGKVAVLSHSGGLGFAVAQWGSRVGIGFNYLISTGNEGDLDVLELAGALLVETDTELAVLVLEGVDDPGRLTALADQARELGKRLLVARLGRTDAGARGSLAHTRHDATTLGGLDALYARPGIAQAGDERELIDVLQALDKVPTLAGRRIGILATSGGAGVWLADACRDAGLAVPELSPGLQHTLAGFMPEYGSPVNPVDLTAQFIAGGSFAPAIEALAASGEVDAVVLATSLASAGRLEDDREALSALRQRDLPPLVVYTYTHPAESCVRILEGLGLAWYTSSTGVARGLAAVAPPPLRGTPAPDHPDARPAGGRPS; translated from the coding sequence ATGACCAGCCTCGACGCCGTACCCCGGGCATCCGGCGAGCCGATCGTCCGGGCCGGGGCCGGACGCTCCGAACTGGACGTTCTGCTGCACCCGGAGAGCCTGGCCATCATCGGCGCCTCGGACAACCCGGTCAGCCTGGGCGGTCGCCCGCTCGGACTGCTCACCGCGGCCGGGTACGCTGGCCGGGTCTACCCGGTCAATCCGACCCGTGCCACGGTGCAGGGCCGACCGGCGTACCCGTCGGTGCGGGACCTGCCGGAGCCGGTCGAGGTGGCGATGGTGATGGTCCGGGCCCGGATGGTGCCGGCGGTGCTGCGCGAGTGCGACGCGGCCGGGGTACGGGTGGCGATCGTGCTCAGCTCCGGGTTCGGTGAGGGCACCGGGCGGGGCGCCGAGCTCCGCGACGAGATCACCGGCATCGTCGCCGGTACCACCATGCGGGTGCTCGGACCGAACTGCGAGGGCCTGGCCAGCCTGCCGGCGTCGGCACCGCTGACCTTCAGCCCGGTGCTCGACGCGGCCCGGACCGGCCAGGTGGTGCTCCCCGGCAAGGTCGCGGTGCTGTCGCACAGCGGCGGACTCGGGTTCGCGGTGGCACAGTGGGGATCCCGGGTGGGGATCGGCTTCAACTACCTGATCAGCACCGGAAACGAGGGCGACCTCGACGTACTGGAGTTGGCCGGGGCGCTGCTGGTCGAGACCGACACCGAACTCGCCGTACTGGTGCTGGAGGGGGTCGACGATCCGGGCCGGCTCACCGCCCTGGCCGACCAGGCCCGGGAACTCGGCAAGCGGCTGCTGGTCGCCCGGCTGGGCCGTACCGACGCGGGTGCCCGGGGCAGCCTGGCGCACACCCGGCACGACGCGACGACGCTGGGCGGGCTGGACGCGCTCTACGCCCGGCCGGGGATCGCCCAGGCCGGCGACGAGCGCGAGCTGATCGACGTACTCCAGGCGTTGGACAAGGTTCCGACGCTGGCCGGGCGGCGGATCGGCATCCTGGCCACGTCCGGCGGGGCCGGGGTGTGGCTGGCCGACGCCTGCCGGGACGCCGGGCTCGCGGTGCCGGAGCTGTCGCCGGGGTTGCAGCACACGCTTGCCGGCTTCATGCCCGAGTACGGCTCGCCGGTGAACCCGGTCGACCTCACCGCCCAGTTCATCGCCGGTGGTTCGTTCGCGCCCGCGATCGAGGCGCTGGCCGCCTCCGGCGAGGTCGACGCGGTCGTCCTGGCCACCTCGCTGGCCTCGGCCGGGCGGCTGGAGGACGACCGGGAGGCGTTGTCGGCGCTGCGCCAACGGGATCTGCCGCCGCTGGTCGTCTACACCTACACCCATCCGGCCGAGTCCTGCGTACGCATCCTCGAAGGACTCGGACTGGCCTGGTACACCAGCTCGACGGGGGTGGCCCGGGGGCTTGCCGCCGTCGCGCCACCGCCGCTGCGCGGTACCCCGGCGCCGGACCACCCGGATGCCCGACCGGCAGGAGGAAGACCGAGTTGA
- a CDS encoding SDR family NAD(P)-dependent oxidoreductase yields MDLGLANKRAIVTGGSAGIGKAIARQLVAEGVHCAVSSRSLDRARTATADLTGPGRALPVQAELRDAESVEAMVRQVTEEFGGVDILVNNGAVVSGNQAEDFAHVTDELILTSFEEKFLGTMRCCRAVVPLMRAQGFGRIINIAGHKAREGGAISAGARNSAIVHLTRSLALELGRDGITVNAVHPFTTVTETLESRMAEVAKRRGVTLEEHLGHVAGRTALGRLVTAPEIAAFVAFLASPLSVALTGEVVALTGGVDRAVHG; encoded by the coding sequence ATGGATCTGGGCCTGGCGAACAAGAGAGCCATCGTCACCGGAGGCAGTGCGGGCATCGGAAAGGCCATTGCCCGCCAGTTGGTCGCCGAGGGTGTGCACTGCGCCGTGTCCAGCCGGAGCCTCGACCGGGCCCGCACCGCCACCGCCGACCTGACCGGCCCCGGCCGGGCCCTGCCGGTCCAGGCGGAACTGCGGGACGCCGAGTCCGTCGAGGCGATGGTCCGCCAGGTGACCGAGGAGTTCGGCGGGGTCGACATCCTGGTCAACAACGGCGCCGTGGTCAGCGGCAACCAGGCCGAGGACTTCGCGCACGTCACCGACGAGCTGATCCTGACCTCGTTCGAGGAGAAGTTCCTCGGCACCATGCGGTGCTGCCGCGCGGTGGTGCCGCTGATGCGGGCCCAGGGCTTCGGCCGGATCATCAACATCGCCGGCCACAAGGCCAGGGAAGGCGGTGCCATCTCGGCCGGCGCCCGCAACTCGGCGATCGTGCACCTGACCCGCTCCCTGGCGCTGGAACTGGGCCGCGACGGCATCACGGTCAACGCCGTACATCCGTTCACCACGGTCACTGAGACGCTCGAGTCCCGGATGGCGGAGGTGGCCAAGCGGCGCGGCGTGACCCTGGAGGAGCACCTCGGGCACGTCGCCGGGCGTACGGCCCTCGGACGGCTGGTCACCGCGCCGGAGATCGCCGCCTTCGTGGCCTTCCTCGCCTCACCCCTCTCGGTGGCGCTGACCGGCGAGGTCGTCGCGCTCACCGGCGGCGTCGACAGGGCCGTCCATGGCTAG
- a CDS encoding fumarylacetoacetate hydrolase family protein, whose amino-acid sequence MKLCLFDDYRIGAVVDGGIVDLTDSLPWAHDPDPETAGSWRRLCRDYAGLADRLADAVARGPVVPLDRVRLRAPALNPSKIIAAASNYAEHVHEMHAVQERTLGKVEEWMMSFDVFLKAPSSLAGPGEPIVLPAAVLAAGHEVHHESELVVVIGKGGRDIPAERAREHILGYGIGLDITVRSPGDRSRRKSYDTFSPLGPWLTTADEAGPDDSFEIELLVNGEQRQRVNTADMIVAVPAIVEHASRVMTLSPGDLIFTGAPPGVGPIHPGDVLAASISGLGVLRTTVTAGSDPAR is encoded by the coding sequence GTGAAGCTCTGCCTCTTCGACGATTACCGCATCGGAGCCGTGGTCGACGGCGGGATCGTCGACCTGACCGACAGCCTGCCCTGGGCGCACGATCCGGATCCGGAGACGGCCGGCTCGTGGCGTCGGCTCTGTCGCGACTACGCCGGGCTGGCCGACCGGCTGGCCGACGCCGTCGCCCGGGGACCGGTCGTCCCGCTGGACCGGGTACGGCTCCGGGCGCCCGCACTGAACCCGTCAAAGATCATCGCGGCGGCCAGCAACTACGCCGAGCACGTGCACGAGATGCACGCGGTGCAGGAACGCACCCTCGGCAAGGTGGAGGAGTGGATGATGTCCTTCGACGTCTTCCTCAAGGCACCCTCCTCGCTCGCCGGCCCCGGGGAACCGATCGTGCTGCCGGCCGCCGTACTGGCCGCCGGGCACGAGGTGCACCACGAGTCGGAACTGGTCGTGGTGATCGGCAAGGGCGGCCGGGACATCCCCGCCGAGCGGGCCCGGGAGCACATCCTCGGTTACGGCATCGGGCTCGACATCACCGTACGCAGCCCGGGGGACCGGTCGCGGCGCAAGAGCTACGACACCTTCAGTCCGCTCGGGCCGTGGCTGACCACCGCCGACGAGGCCGGCCCGGACGACAGCTTCGAGATCGAGCTGCTGGTCAACGGCGAGCAGCGGCAGCGGGTGAACACCGCCGACATGATCGTCGCCGTACCGGCCATCGTCGAACACGCGTCCCGGGTGATGACGCTGTCCCCCGGCGATCTGATCTTCACCGGTGCACCGCCGGGAGTGGGACCGATCCACCCCGGCGACGTGCTGGCCGCGAGCATCAGCGGGCTCGGCGTACTCCGGACCACGGTGACCGCCGGATCGGACCCGGCCCGATGA
- a CDS encoding SDR family NAD(P)-dependent oxidoreductase has translation MTSGDGPTVGGFGPPTSGDGPPTFRDESPTFRDESPTFRDESPTFRDESPTSRDGPPTGVVPVGSGLVGSTELTGRVAIVTGGAIGIGRAIAEDLGRAGARVVVADRAGAGGAADELRAAGMSAIGIEVDVSSEAATRELAGEVVREFGGIDILVNNAGIFTTLRPGPLEEIDVAEWQRVMDVNVLGSYLCIRAVVGPMRDRGGGRIVNIASTTAFKGVANLLHYVASKGAVIAMTRASARELGEDNILVNAVAPGFTVSDGILDGGAELAGLRRAAPGKRVLAREQRPQDVVGAVRFLAGPMSSFITGQTVVVDGGAFFH, from the coding sequence ATGACCTCCGGCGACGGACCGACCGTCGGCGGCTTCGGGCCGCCGACCTCCGGCGACGGGCCGCCGACCTTCCGCGATGAGTCGCCGACCTTCCGCGATGAGTCGCCGACCTTCCGCGATGAGTCGCCGACCTTCCGCGATGAGTCGCCGACCTCCCGGGACGGGCCGCCGACCGGTGTCGTTCCGGTCGGGTCGGGGCTGGTCGGCTCGACCGAGTTGACCGGCCGGGTGGCGATCGTGACCGGTGGGGCGATCGGGATCGGCCGGGCCATCGCCGAGGACCTCGGTCGGGCGGGGGCCCGGGTGGTGGTCGCCGACCGGGCCGGCGCGGGGGGTGCGGCCGACGAACTCCGCGCCGCCGGGATGTCGGCGATCGGGATCGAGGTGGACGTCTCGTCCGAGGCAGCGACCCGGGAACTGGCCGGCGAGGTGGTCCGCGAGTTCGGCGGGATCGACATCCTGGTCAACAACGCCGGCATCTTCACCACGCTCCGCCCGGGACCGCTGGAAGAGATCGACGTCGCCGAGTGGCAGCGGGTGATGGACGTCAACGTGCTCGGGTCGTACCTCTGCATCCGGGCGGTGGTGGGACCGATGCGGGACCGCGGCGGCGGGCGGATCGTGAACATCGCCTCGACGACGGCCTTCAAGGGCGTCGCGAACCTGCTGCACTACGTCGCCAGCAAGGGCGCGGTGATCGCGATGACCCGGGCCAGCGCCCGGGAGCTGGGCGAGGACAACATCCTGGTCAACGCCGTGGCGCCGGGTTTCACGGTGAGCGACGGCATCCTCGACGGCGGCGCGGAACTGGCCGGGCTCCGGCGTGCCGCCCCCGGCAAGCGGGTGCTGGCCCGCGAACAGCGCCCGCAGGACGTGGTGGGGGCCGTACGGTTCCTCGCCGGTCCGATGTCGAGCTTCATCACCGGCCAGACCGTCGTGGTCGACGGCGGAGCCTTCTTCCACTGA